A single genomic interval of Anopheles marshallii chromosome 2, idAnoMarsDA_429_01, whole genome shotgun sequence harbors:
- the LOC128710361 gene encoding GILT-like protein 1 — translation MLFKSFLLLSVFAVACYGQSKVPVYVYYESLCPDSARFVNEQLYPVAKTFKKNLELHLVPFGKSTYTTQGSEVMFTCHHGENECYGNKVHACAIQHIQGNSYQPNISKEDLTLDYVNCLMHRAQLKDGAFPTKRCADEVKIDQWQAIMDCANSTEGSQLLKQHGDMTNKLQSPLKSVPTVAFKQTYDDELQKLSVSSFRHALCKNLSPQPVECLDLPSAATVVSSFGMLVAVAATLVARLF, via the exons ATGCTGTTCAAAAGCTTTCTTCTGCTGAGCGTCTTTGCTGTCGCCTGCTACGGACAATCGAAA GTACCCGTATATGTGTACTATGAATCGCTCTGCCCGGATAGTGCAAGGTTCGTCAACGAACAGCTGTACCCGGTGGCTAAGACGTTCAAGAAGAATCTAGAGCTTCATCTGGTCCCGTTCGGCAAGTCCACCTATACGACGCAAGGCTCGGAGGTGATGTTCACGTGTCATCATGGTGAAAACGAGTGCTACGGTAACAAGGTGCACGCCTGTGCTATCCAGCACATTCAGGGTAACTCGTATCAGCCGAACATTTCGAAGGAAGATCTTACACTCGACTACGTCAACTGTCTGATGCATCGGGCCCAGCTGAAGGATGGTGCGTTCCCGACCAAGCGCTGCGCCGATGAGGTGAAAATTGATCAGTGGCAAGCTATCATGGATTGTGCGAACAGTACCGAAGGTAGCCAGCTGCTGAAGCAACATGGTGATATGACCAACAAATTGCAATCGCCACTCAAGAGTGTCCCCACTGTTGCCTTTAAGCAG ACATACGATGATGAACTGCAGAAACTGTCTGTGAGCAGCTTCCGTCATGCACTGTGCAAAAACCTTAGTCCACAACCTGTCGAATGTCTCGACCTTCCATCAGCCGCCACGGTGGTCAGTTCGTTCGGTATGCTCGTCGCTGTTGCCGCCACCCTCGTTGCCAGACTGTTCTAA